A window from Marinagarivorans cellulosilyticus encodes these proteins:
- the fusA gene encoding elongation factor G, which translates to MADLSLYRNIGIFAHVDAGKTTTTERILKLTGKIHKLGEVHEGESTTDFMEQEAERGITIQSAAVSCFWDNHRFNVIDTPGHVDFTVEVYRSLKVLDGGIGVFCGSGGVEPQSETNWRYANESEVSRIIFVNKLDRIGADFLRVTEQVKKVLGANPLIMVLPIGREDEFVGVVDLLTRKAHVWDSTGQPENFEITDIPADMVDDVEAYREQLIEMAVEMDDDLMMAYMDGEEPSIEDINRCIRKGTRELAFFPTYCGSAFKNKGMQLLLDAVVSYLPSPTEVDPQDLTDEEGNPTGEKAIVSADEPLRALAFKIMDDRFGALTFVRIYSGVLNKGDTILNSFTGKTERVGRMVEMQADDRNEIDTAQAGDIIAIVGMKNVQTGHTLCDPKHPCTLEAMVFPEPVISIAVAPKDKGGSEKMGVAIGKMVAEDPSFRVETDEDSGETILKGMGELHLDIKVDILKRTYGVELVVGEPQVAYRETITQEIEDSYTHKKQSGGSGQFGKIDYRIKPGEQNTGFTFTSTVVGGNVPKEFFPAIEKGFKGMMNEGPLAHFPVLDVEVELYDGGFHAVDSSAVAFEIAAKGAFRQSMPKAGPQLLEPVMKVDVFTPEDHVGDVIGDLNRRRGMIAGQEAGLTGVRIKADVPLSEMFGYIGSLRTMTSGRGQFSMEFSHYAPCPQQVAEKVMAAAKARREEKK; encoded by the coding sequence TGGCTGACTTATCCCTTTACCGTAACATCGGTATTTTTGCCCACGTTGACGCAGGTAAAACTACCACTACAGAACGTATTTTGAAGCTAACTGGTAAAATCCATAAATTGGGTGAGGTTCACGAAGGTGAATCAACAACCGACTTCATGGAGCAGGAAGCAGAGCGCGGAATTACCATCCAATCGGCAGCGGTAAGCTGTTTTTGGGACAATCACCGCTTTAACGTTATCGATACCCCTGGGCACGTTGACTTCACCGTAGAAGTTTACCGTTCGCTTAAAGTACTTGATGGCGGTATCGGTGTATTTTGTGGTTCTGGTGGTGTTGAGCCACAATCAGAAACTAACTGGCGCTATGCGAACGAATCTGAAGTTTCACGTATCATCTTCGTGAACAAGCTTGACCGTATCGGCGCAGACTTTTTGCGTGTTACCGAGCAGGTTAAGAAAGTATTGGGTGCTAACCCACTGATCATGGTTTTGCCTATTGGCCGTGAAGACGAGTTCGTAGGTGTTGTTGACCTGCTTACCCGCAAAGCTCACGTGTGGGACTCTACTGGTCAGCCCGAAAACTTCGAAATCACCGATATCCCTGCGGATATGGTTGACGACGTAGAAGCATACCGCGAGCAGCTGATTGAAATGGCTGTTGAAATGGATGACGACTTGATGATGGCTTACATGGATGGTGAAGAGCCTTCTATCGAAGACATTAACCGTTGTATCCGTAAAGGTACCCGCGAACTAGCCTTCTTCCCAACTTACTGTGGTTCTGCCTTTAAAAACAAAGGTATGCAGTTGTTGTTAGATGCTGTTGTTTCTTACTTACCTAGCCCTACCGAAGTTGATCCACAGGATTTAACTGACGAAGAAGGTAACCCAACAGGCGAAAAAGCGATTGTTTCTGCTGATGAGCCATTGCGCGCACTGGCGTTCAAAATTATGGACGACCGCTTTGGCGCCCTAACGTTTGTACGTATTTACTCGGGTGTATTGAACAAGGGTGACACCATCCTTAACTCTTTCACCGGTAAAACCGAACGCGTTGGCCGCATGGTTGAAATGCAAGCGGACGACCGCAACGAAATTGATACCGCACAAGCTGGCGACATTATCGCAATCGTGGGCATGAAGAACGTACAAACCGGTCACACGCTTTGTGATCCTAAGCACCCTTGTACGCTTGAAGCGATGGTATTCCCTGAGCCTGTAATTTCTATTGCCGTTGCACCTAAAGATAAAGGCGGCTCAGAGAAAATGGGCGTTGCTATCGGTAAAATGGTGGCAGAAGATCCTTCGTTCCGCGTTGAAACTGACGAAGATTCAGGCGAAACCATTCTTAAAGGCATGGGTGAGCTTCACCTAGACATTAAAGTCGACATCCTTAAGCGTACTTACGGCGTTGAGTTGGTTGTTGGTGAGCCGCAAGTTGCTTACCGCGAAACTATTACGCAAGAAATTGAAGATAGCTACACGCACAAGAAGCAATCTGGTGGTTCCGGTCAGTTCGGTAAAATTGATTACCGCATCAAGCCCGGCGAGCAAAACACTGGCTTCACTTTCACCTCCACAGTTGTGGGCGGTAACGTGCCTAAAGAATTCTTCCCAGCGATTGAGAAGGGCTTCAAAGGCATGATGAACGAAGGTCCATTAGCGCACTTCCCCGTATTGGATGTAGAAGTTGAATTGTATGACGGTGGCTTCCACGCCGTTGACTCCTCGGCTGTTGCGTTTGAGATCGCTGCTAAAGGCGCTTTCCGTCAATCTATGCCTAAAGCGGGCCCTCAATTACTTGAGCCTGTGATGAAAGTTGACGTGTTCACACCAGAAGATCACGTAGGTGATGTGATTGGTGACTTAAACCGTCGTCGCGGTATGATTGCTGGCCAAGAAGCAGGCTTAACTGGCGTTCGTATTAAAGCGGATGTACCGCTTTCTGAGATGTTTGGTTACATCGGTAGCTTGCGTACCATGACTTCTGGCCGCGGTCAGTTCTCTATGGAATTCTCGCACTACGCACCTTGCCCACAGCAAGTTGCCGAGAAAGTTATGGCCGCAGCTAAAGCACGTCGCGAAGAGAAAAAGTAA
- a CDS encoding sulfite exporter TauE/SafE family protein — protein MSLIPPAKTYVWVWALWLLAFYIGWLWLVVGLDYWATAQEHWPMALAMALGSYAAGSTPMGGGTVGFPVLVLLFDMPASLGRDFSFAVQSIGMTSAAIFIWARRQPLAQAMLKGAMLGTLVGSPIGIFFFAPFVPELWIKVVFAVVWASFGLLHLYRLNEIAGHSGMIDFNEGWDFRLGILLGAVSSAAIVSVTGVGIDMVVYAALVLLCRADLKIAIPTSVVIMAFASVYGLLIKLLAGDIQPGVFENWLAAAPVVALGAPLGVFIVGLIGRKPTLLFVATLCVGQFIWTCFNEYHRLQELGLFVALAAVGVMLLFFEKLRAWGAILAGDTKDGQHHTSLGYKKVEPHVHSEQD, from the coding sequence ATGTCACTTATTCCACCTGCAAAAACCTACGTTTGGGTATGGGCTTTATGGCTGCTGGCGTTTTATATCGGGTGGTTATGGCTGGTTGTTGGCCTAGACTATTGGGCTACGGCGCAAGAGCATTGGCCCATGGCCTTAGCCATGGCGCTGGGTAGCTACGCAGCCGGCTCTACCCCGATGGGCGGTGGCACCGTTGGTTTCCCCGTATTGGTTTTGCTGTTTGATATGCCGGCAAGCTTGGGGCGTGACTTTAGCTTCGCCGTTCAGTCTATTGGCATGACCAGCGCCGCAATTTTTATTTGGGCACGCCGGCAACCATTAGCCCAAGCAATGCTAAAAGGCGCCATGCTGGGTACTTTGGTGGGGTCTCCTATCGGCATATTCTTCTTTGCCCCTTTTGTGCCAGAGCTGTGGATTAAAGTCGTATTTGCTGTGGTTTGGGCGAGCTTTGGTTTATTGCATTTATACCGGCTTAATGAAATTGCAGGCCACAGCGGCATGATCGACTTTAACGAAGGTTGGGATTTTCGCTTAGGTATTTTGCTGGGCGCGGTTTCTAGTGCAGCGATTGTTTCGGTAACGGGGGTAGGGATTGATATGGTCGTGTATGCGGCCTTGGTATTGCTTTGCCGTGCAGACCTTAAAATAGCCATTCCAACTTCTGTGGTTATTATGGCATTTGCCTCGGTATATGGCTTATTGATCAAACTGCTCGCTGGCGATATTCAACCCGGGGTATTTGAAAATTGGCTAGCAGCGGCTCCAGTCGTTGCTTTAGGCGCGCCGCTGGGGGTATTTATTGTGGGTTTAATTGGCCGTAAACCTACACTGCTTTTTGTCGCGACACTTTGTGTAGGGCAATTTATTTGGACCTGCTTTAACGAATACCATCGGCTGCAAGAGCTGGGCTTGTTTGTCGCGCTGGCAGCGGTGGGCGTTATGCTATTGTTCTTCGAGAAGCTTCGCGCTTGGGGTGCTATCTTGGCTGGCGATACTAAAGATGGCCAACACCACACCAGCTTGGGTTACAAAAAAGTCGAGCCACATGTGCATTCTGAGCAGGATTAA
- a CDS encoding DUF4956 domain-containing protein, which yields MLSLDFLFRYGLLLVGCIFLLRVIYFRISPNRESVFSFFLFANGVFIVTYLLHGIELSMGFAFGLFAVFAMLRYRTEAISIRDMTYLFIVIGMALMCSVAELLHWELGLLVALVNVLAGVGESRFISPPVTEYRMTYDKVQLIAPQHRAELIQDLESRLGVKVKNVSVGRIDYLSDSAQLIVFCEDSKA from the coding sequence ATGCTTAGCTTAGATTTCCTATTCCGTTACGGCCTATTGTTGGTCGGTTGTATTTTTTTATTACGCGTTATTTATTTCCGTATTTCGCCTAATCGCGAATCGGTTTTTAGCTTTTTCCTTTTTGCTAATGGCGTATTTATTGTAACTTACTTGCTACACGGCATTGAACTTTCTATGGGCTTTGCCTTTGGTTTGTTTGCCGTATTCGCCATGCTGCGTTACCGAACAGAAGCCATTAGCATCCGCGATATGACTTACCTGTTTATTGTTATTGGCATGGCGCTAATGTGCTCGGTTGCCGAATTACTGCACTGGGAATTAGGCCTATTAGTCGCGTTGGTTAACGTCTTGGCAGGGGTTGGTGAATCGCGTTTTATATCGCCGCCGGTCACCGAATACCGCATGACATACGACAAAGTGCAACTTATTGCACCACAGCATCGGGCAGAGCTTATACAGGATTTAGAATCGCGCTTAGGCGTTAAAGTCAAAAATGTAAGCGTGGGCCGTATTGATTACTTAAGCGACAGCGCCCAGCTGATCGTATTTTGTGAAGACAGTAAAGCTTAA
- a CDS encoding polyphosphate polymerase domain-containing protein: MTALAFDSFIREPTLFEAEIQKYSAHGLDDLKRAQLMNRIDTKFVVPTAVLPALLEQLRPHFSVLEIGNKRLSQYESTYFDTSEYYFYHQHHRGRLNRFKVRFREYVDTQTRFLEVKFKNNKKRTAKNRVAIKEDGLFDIRNHEDFLRELNVPQCHRLEPKLVNRYQRIALASEARAERLTIDINLENTVGSEYGQVALGDFAILELKQEKLTRNSVAFDVIRKLNLRPRGFSKYCMGLVMTLDSNEIKTNRFKKNARHIQLPTKEIDVQTCLA; the protein is encoded by the coding sequence ATGACCGCCTTAGCATTTGACTCATTTATTCGTGAGCCGACGCTCTTTGAAGCTGAAATCCAAAAATACAGTGCCCACGGCCTGGATGATTTAAAACGCGCGCAATTGATGAATCGCATAGATACTAAGTTTGTTGTACCAACAGCTGTCTTACCCGCGCTATTAGAACAATTGAGACCCCATTTTTCTGTACTGGAAATAGGCAATAAACGACTATCGCAATACGAAAGCACTTATTTTGATACGTCTGAATATTACTTTTATCATCAACATCATCGGGGGAGGCTGAATCGCTTTAAGGTGCGCTTTAGGGAGTATGTGGATACCCAAACACGCTTTCTTGAAGTTAAATTCAAAAACAACAAAAAAAGAACCGCTAAAAATCGAGTAGCCATAAAAGAAGACGGTTTATTCGATATTAGAAATCACGAAGACTTTTTACGTGAGCTGAATGTTCCACAATGCCATCGCTTAGAACCTAAGCTGGTCAATCGCTATCAGCGCATAGCCTTAGCCAGTGAGGCTCGCGCAGAAAGGCTTACGATTGATATTAACCTAGAGAACACGGTAGGTTCGGAATACGGCCAGGTAGCACTAGGTGATTTTGCCATACTCGAGCTCAAACAAGAAAAGTTAACACGCAACTCAGTGGCCTTTGATGTTATTCGCAAGTTAAACTTAAGACCGCGGGGTTTTAGTAAATATTGTATGGGCTTGGTGATGACGTTAGATTCTAACGAAATCAAAACTAATCGTTTTAAAAAGAACGCGCGCCATATTCAACTTCCCACTAAAGAGATAGATGTACAGACATGCTTAGCTTAG
- a CDS encoding CotH kinase family protein, producing the protein MTTPKHTVLLLSSIIGLSACTGGTTSSSTTSSTQNTTSSIATISSSSLAQSSSSSATASSVDQTPGNSALIISEIVAKSGDDAFLEGNDWIELYNNGNSTINLSNFALADSGSDILPLTNLTLAPGQYAVVAAMDADEIDPPALSVPFKLGKSDSVTLYYQGGVVDALSWEEGQADEGFSFGWLNNALHILQPTPNAANQLAQVPDMIPRGNPTGGSALRISEVVPQSDRPTFFEGSDWVELHNTGTSAINLGDYSLADDASDLEALPNISLAANERIVITAGNDAAFNGTANVTFGLGREDSLSLFKQNEEVDYLAWSNDNSKNGRSYGYLNNQLQTLYPTPNEANVAYVLFSKNEVFEVRIDIAEQDWQAMLAAPSDEEYYSANFSMNGAKINDVGFRIKGQGSLMSIRNSIRYGFKVDMNRYVDQKFMGMKKIVFNQSFADPTFMRDTIAYRLMAEAGVPAPQITYVDLYVGAEHMGLYQMIEMIDGEFLEKHFPEDEDDQGDLYKGEIGQRLTWTDNNYATYSSGLRLKSNDETIGTPEEGAAIVNFLNGINNSGTPLDYVDADLTVKYLAASVLLGNMDSPIGATANNFYLYEQRSKGTFTLLPWDYNLSMGLWGNGVATTINPIGSGFGGGFGGGFGGGFGGETPVRIDCDIVDHVLDNPIHDTNSQRPMLDAVLQDPALRQQYHAEVQRLIDTVFNEDALRAQMNEIADLIDPYVQADPTKFYTYQEWRTALEQGLPDGTDVSDGRGAGFYGPDKGILNFTRERVNNIRQQLNGQLPIGNNGGTACPPVQ; encoded by the coding sequence ATGACCACCCCAAAACACACCGTATTATTGTTATCCAGCATTATAGGTTTAAGCGCCTGCACTGGTGGTACAACCAGTAGTAGCACTACATCTTCCACTCAAAACACTACTTCAAGTATAGCCACAATATCCAGCTCTTCACTCGCACAATCCTCTTCTAGTTCAGCAACCGCCAGCAGCGTAGATCAAACCCCGGGTAATTCAGCACTGATAATCAGTGAAATTGTGGCCAAATCTGGCGACGATGCATTTCTGGAGGGTAACGACTGGATCGAGCTATATAACAATGGCAATAGCACCATTAACCTAAGCAACTTTGCCTTAGCCGATAGCGGCAGTGACATTTTGCCACTCACAAACCTCACTTTGGCCCCCGGGCAGTATGCTGTTGTGGCTGCAATGGATGCCGACGAAATCGACCCTCCTGCGCTGTCTGTTCCTTTTAAATTAGGCAAAAGCGATAGCGTAACGCTGTATTACCAAGGCGGTGTTGTCGATGCCCTTAGCTGGGAAGAAGGCCAAGCCGACGAAGGCTTTAGCTTTGGCTGGTTGAATAATGCATTACATATTTTGCAGCCCACACCCAATGCGGCCAACCAGCTTGCCCAAGTGCCGGACATGATTCCACGTGGAAACCCAACCGGCGGGTCGGCATTGCGTATTAGTGAAGTAGTACCACAATCAGACCGCCCGACCTTTTTTGAAGGCAGCGACTGGGTAGAACTGCACAATACTGGCACTAGCGCCATTAACCTTGGCGACTACTCTTTAGCCGATGACGCCAGCGACTTAGAAGCTTTACCCAATATTTCACTGGCAGCGAACGAACGGATCGTAATCACCGCCGGCAACGATGCAGCCTTTAACGGCACCGCTAATGTTACCTTTGGCCTAGGCCGCGAGGATTCACTATCGTTATTCAAACAAAATGAAGAAGTAGATTACTTAGCTTGGAGTAACGATAACAGCAAAAATGGCCGCAGTTACGGCTATTTAAATAATCAGCTGCAAACTCTTTACCCTACGCCCAACGAAGCTAACGTGGCTTATGTTTTATTCAGTAAAAACGAAGTTTTTGAAGTGCGCATCGATATTGCCGAGCAAGATTGGCAAGCCATGCTGGCGGCTCCATCTGATGAAGAATATTACTCGGCCAATTTTTCCATGAATGGCGCAAAAATTAATGACGTGGGCTTCCGCATTAAAGGCCAAGGTTCCTTAATGTCTATTCGCAATTCTATTCGCTATGGCTTTAAAGTGGATATGAACCGCTATGTCGATCAGAAGTTTATGGGCATGAAGAAAATTGTCTTCAACCAAAGTTTTGCCGACCCGACATTTATGCGCGATACCATCGCCTACCGCTTAATGGCAGAAGCCGGCGTGCCTGCGCCACAAATTACCTATGTTGATTTGTATGTGGGTGCCGAGCATATGGGGCTTTACCAAATGATCGAAATGATCGACGGGGAATTCCTAGAAAAACATTTCCCTGAAGATGAAGACGATCAAGGTGATTTGTATAAAGGTGAAATTGGCCAGCGCTTAACTTGGACCGATAACAACTACGCTACCTATAGCAGCGGCCTGCGTTTAAAATCTAACGATGAAACAATAGGCACGCCAGAAGAGGGGGCCGCTATTGTTAATTTCTTAAACGGTATTAATAACAGCGGCACGCCACTGGATTATGTGGACGCAGACTTGACCGTGAAATATTTAGCCGCCTCGGTATTGCTAGGCAATATGGATAGCCCTATTGGTGCAACGGCAAATAACTTTTACCTTTACGAACAGCGCAGCAAAGGCACGTTTACTTTACTCCCTTGGGATTACAACTTATCAATGGGCCTTTGGGGGAACGGTGTTGCAACTACAATCAACCCGATTGGAAGTGGTTTTGGTGGCGGTTTTGGAGGAGGCTTCGGCGGTGGTTTTGGTGGCGAAACACCCGTTCGCATAGATTGCGATATCGTGGATCACGTTTTAGATAATCCCATTCACGACACCAACTCGCAACGCCCAATGCTGGATGCCGTATTGCAAGACCCTGCATTACGTCAGCAATACCATGCCGAAGTACAGCGCTTGATCGATACAGTATTTAACGAAGACGCTTTGCGTGCGCAGATGAACGAGATAGCAGACCTTATCGACCCCTATGTGCAAGCCGACCCGACTAAGTTTTATACTTACCAAGAATGGCGAACGGCATTAGAGCAGGGTTTGCCCGATGGCACCGATGTAAGCGATGGCCGCGGCGCAGGCTTTTACGGCCCCGATAAAGGTATTCTTAACTTTACCCGCGAACGTGTAAATAACATTCGCCAACAGCTAAATGGTCAACTACCTATCGGTAACAACGGCGGTACGGCTTGCCCACCGGTTCAATAA
- the tnpA gene encoding IS66 family insertion sequence element accessory protein TnpA — MKRRTKAQWQALIEEQAQSGLTAVKFCKQHGINDKYFSLRKQALLKETPKGSGFAVARVSSSTSTIEVTAGNTIISLPASQPAAWVADFVKALA; from the coding sequence ATGAAAAGAAGAACAAAAGCACAATGGCAGGCGTTGATTGAGGAGCAGGCGCAATCAGGGCTAACGGCTGTCAAGTTTTGCAAGCAGCACGGTATCAACGACAAGTATTTCAGTTTGCGTAAACAGGCGTTGTTGAAGGAGACACCCAAGGGGTCGGGCTTTGCTGTGGCTCGCGTTAGCTCCAGCACAAGCACCATTGAGGTTACGGCTGGAAATACGATCATTAGTCTGCCAGCGAGCCAGCCGGCAGCATGGGTTGCTGACTTCGTAAAAGCTCTCGCCTAA
- the tnpB gene encoding IS66 family insertion sequence element accessory protein TnpB (TnpB, as the term is used for proteins encoded by IS66 family insertion elements, is considered an accessory protein, since TnpC, encoded by a neighboring gene, is a DDE family transposase.), protein MRCFIEPSAVYLYRSPVDFRKSINGLALVVEQELGLDPFNASLYLFSNRARDKIKILYWDKTGFALWYKRLEKSRFKWPTRCAEVFNIDEQQLHWLLDGYDIEGHQAIYFSSVS, encoded by the coding sequence ATGCGCTGCTTTATAGAACCCTCGGCTGTTTATTTATATCGCAGCCCCGTTGATTTTCGGAAGTCGATCAATGGGTTGGCATTGGTTGTGGAGCAGGAGCTGGGTCTCGATCCATTTAATGCGAGCCTATATCTATTCTCGAATCGCGCTCGCGACAAAATCAAAATACTGTACTGGGATAAAACAGGCTTCGCACTTTGGTATAAGCGCCTAGAAAAGTCTCGCTTCAAGTGGCCAACACGATGTGCTGAAGTTTTTAATATCGACGAGCAGCAGTTGCATTGGCTTTTGGACGGTTACGATATTGAAGGTCATCAAGCGATTTATTTTTCTTCTGTGAGTTAA
- the tnpC gene encoding IS66 family transposase, producing the protein MENAQDLQKQNKVLREQLASVKAERDFLLEQFNLARHRQFSPSSEKVGIQPSLFNEAETEASSENEDITEEAAQQESNVPDRPKAKPKRKPLPKDLPRETRIVDIADEEKVCPCCNGELHQFGEESSEQLEYIPASVKVIETVRPKYACRTCEKSNTHTPIKIADVPASPIPKSIATPNLLAQIIIQKYQFALPLYRQEQLFKQLDITLSRKTLANWMIRCADVCKPIVKHLKDTLLEQSVIHADETPLKVINDDKQKSYMWVYCTGSDSPETSSPHKNIVLYDYHPSRAASCPKSFLGDYSGYLQVDGYAGYHNLKVELVGCMAHARRKFIEAQRAQPKGKTGRADWAVLHIQKLYRIESTLKGLSAEEKLAARKEKTLPLLDEFKIWLDKTVNQVAPKTAIGKAVEYTLRQWHKLIRFCESGELTIDNNRAERAIKPFVIGRKNWLFCNTSRGAHASAILYSLIETAKANGIDCYAYLSHLLNQIPKENCSLDELMPWRFNKA; encoded by the coding sequence ATGGAAAATGCTCAAGATTTACAGAAACAAAATAAAGTTCTTCGCGAACAGTTAGCGTCAGTTAAGGCTGAGCGCGACTTTCTGCTTGAGCAATTTAATCTTGCGCGCCATCGGCAGTTTAGCCCATCGAGTGAAAAGGTCGGCATCCAACCCTCTCTTTTTAATGAGGCGGAAACTGAAGCGTCTTCCGAGAATGAGGACATTACGGAAGAAGCGGCGCAACAAGAAAGCAACGTACCGGATCGTCCTAAAGCTAAACCCAAGCGAAAGCCGCTCCCCAAAGACTTGCCGCGCGAGACGCGCATCGTTGACATTGCCGATGAAGAAAAAGTCTGCCCGTGCTGCAACGGTGAGTTGCATCAATTTGGCGAAGAAAGCAGTGAGCAGCTTGAGTATATTCCGGCGTCGGTGAAGGTAATTGAAACCGTTCGCCCAAAATATGCCTGTCGCACTTGCGAGAAGAGCAATACGCATACGCCCATCAAAATAGCTGATGTGCCAGCATCCCCTATCCCTAAAAGCATCGCAACCCCCAATTTACTGGCTCAAATTATTATCCAGAAATACCAGTTTGCACTACCACTGTACCGCCAAGAGCAGTTGTTTAAGCAGCTGGACATTACACTAAGCCGAAAAACACTGGCTAATTGGATGATTCGTTGTGCCGATGTATGTAAACCTATCGTAAAGCACTTAAAAGACACCCTTTTAGAGCAGAGCGTTATACATGCCGACGAAACACCGTTAAAAGTGATTAATGACGATAAACAAAAAAGTTATATGTGGGTGTATTGCACAGGGTCCGATTCACCAGAAACGTCGAGCCCACACAAAAACATTGTACTTTACGATTACCACCCAAGTCGGGCGGCGTCGTGCCCGAAAAGTTTTTTAGGCGATTATTCCGGCTATTTACAAGTGGACGGTTATGCCGGCTATCACAACCTCAAAGTAGAGCTTGTTGGCTGCATGGCGCACGCTCGCCGAAAGTTTATTGAGGCCCAGCGCGCGCAACCTAAGGGTAAAACGGGCCGCGCCGATTGGGCCGTGTTGCATATTCAGAAGCTTTACCGGATTGAGTCAACGCTTAAGGGACTCTCGGCGGAAGAGAAACTGGCGGCGCGGAAAGAAAAAACCTTACCTTTGTTGGACGAATTTAAAATATGGTTGGATAAAACCGTTAACCAGGTTGCGCCGAAAACAGCTATCGGAAAAGCTGTAGAATATACACTGCGGCAGTGGCACAAACTCATTCGCTTTTGCGAAAGCGGAGAATTGACGATCGACAACAACCGAGCAGAACGCGCGATCAAACCGTTTGTGATCGGTCGTAAAAACTGGTTATTTTGCAACACATCCCGCGGTGCACATGCCAGTGCAATTTTGTATTCACTGATAGAAACCGCTAAAGCCAATGGTATTGATTGCTATGCTTATTTATCACATCTGTTAAATCAGATACCCAAGGAAAATTGCAGCTTGGATGAGCTTATGCCTTGGCGTTTTAATAAAGCTTAA
- a CDS encoding transposase, whose product MTQARRTLISLDQTSWFHICSRCIKRSFLMGEDKYSGKNYEHRREWISDKLAELGDIFALDIAAYAVLSNHYHLVLHIDAEKAAGWSDKTVIRRWMMLFKGNELALKVLKNQPINKAEQYLVDDLVAEWRKRLSSISWFMRCLNEHIARLANAEDKCTGRFWEGRFKSQALLDEQAIITCMAYVDLNPVRAGMAELPETSDFTAIQQRIQSLNKPAKKAKDKKPIRLANFCKPPKKNHLPTADSVDQGQRSTGVIPFYWRDYLELIDWTGRAILPNKSNAIALASPKILQRLEIGVDDWLEHMPRIEKDFHYCIGRCDSIKPCAEKLDQCWVKGLGAARRLFGC is encoded by the coding sequence ATGACTCAAGCGCGCAGAACGTTGATCTCTTTAGACCAAACCAGCTGGTTCCATATTTGCTCACGCTGTATTAAACGCTCATTTCTCATGGGCGAAGATAAATACAGCGGTAAAAACTATGAGCATCGTCGTGAATGGATATCGGACAAACTTGCTGAACTTGGGGATATATTTGCGCTAGACATCGCAGCATACGCGGTATTGTCAAATCACTATCATTTGGTACTGCACATTGATGCGGAAAAAGCAGCAGGGTGGAGTGATAAAACGGTTATTCGGCGTTGGATGATGTTATTCAAAGGGAATGAATTAGCCCTTAAAGTGTTAAAAAATCAGCCTATCAATAAAGCGGAGCAATATCTTGTCGATGACCTTGTTGCTGAGTGGCGTAAACGTTTGAGCAGCATTAGCTGGTTTATGCGTTGTTTAAATGAACATATCGCACGACTCGCAAACGCGGAAGATAAATGCACTGGCCGTTTTTGGGAGGGGCGCTTTAAAAGCCAGGCTTTACTCGACGAGCAGGCGATTATTACCTGCATGGCATATGTCGATTTAAACCCTGTGCGCGCTGGCATGGCGGAGCTGCCAGAAACCAGTGATTTTACGGCCATTCAACAGCGCATTCAGTCTTTGAATAAACCCGCTAAAAAAGCTAAAGACAAAAAGCCCATTAGGCTGGCCAATTTCTGTAAACCACCTAAAAAGAATCACCTTCCCACAGCCGATTCCGTAGACCAAGGGCAGCGCTCTACAGGCGTTATTCCCTTTTATTGGCGCGATTATCTGGAACTCATCGACTGGACGGGGCGAGCTATTCTACCCAATAAGAGCAACGCCATCGCACTTGCATCACCTAAAATATTACAGCGCCTAGAAATTGGCGTGGATGACTGGCTAGAACATATGCCCCGTATTGAAAAAGACTTTCATTACTGTATCGGCCGCTGTGATTCCATAAAGCCCTGCGCAGAAAAACTCGATCAATGCTGGGTTAAAGGGTTAGGCGCCGCTCGGCGATTGTTTGGTTGTTAG